A region of Diospyros lotus cultivar Yz01 chromosome 3, ASM1463336v1, whole genome shotgun sequence DNA encodes the following proteins:
- the LOC127797157 gene encoding nucleolar GTP-binding protein 1-like, which produces MVQYNFKKITVVPTKNDFIDIILSRTQRQTPTVVHKGYAISRIRQFYMRKVKYTQQNFHEKLSTIIEEFPRLDDIHPFYGDLLHVLYNKDHYKLALGQINTARNLIGKVAKDYVKLLKYGDSLYRCKALKVAALGRMCTVIKRVGPSLAYLEQIRQHMARLPSIDPNTRTILICGYPNVGKSSFINKITRADVDVQPYAFTTKSLFVGHTDYKYLRYQVIDTPGILDRPFEDRNIIEMCSITALAHLRAAVLFFLDISGSCGYSIAQQAALFHSIKSLFMNKPLILVCNKTDLQPLDGISEEDMQLVMEMKDEAMKTLAALGGDPTSDEGVLLTMSALTEEGVIAVKNAACERLLNQRVELKMKSKKINDCLNRFHVAMPKPRDQKERPPCIPQAVLEAKAKKEIEKEKRKLERDLENENGGAGVYSASLKKHYILANDEWKEDIMPEILDGHNVFDFVDPDIVQRLEELEQEEGLQQQKGEDDDFDIDGQELTLEEQEALAEIRKKKSLLIQQHRIKKSTAESRPTVPRKFDKDKKFTSGRMGRQLSALGLDPTLAIDRARSRSRGRKRERSIDRRDTDVGNAMDIDVDQPNKKLRVRSTSRSRSRSRVPSEVGPIEGFKDGAQKVKALKLAEKSVRKRNKDARRGEADRVIPTLKPKHLFSGKRSIGKTSRR; this is translated from the coding sequence ATGGTACAATACAATTTCAAGAAGATAACAGTTGTTCCCACTAAGAATGATTTCATTGATATCATACTGTCTCGAACTCAGCGTCAAACGCCAACTGTTGTTCACAAAGGTTATGCCATCTCCCGCATTCGTCAGTTTTACATGCGCAAAGTGAAGTACACCCAGCAGAACTTCCATGAGAAGCTTTCCACTATTATTGAGGAGTTCCCTCGGCTTGATGATATTCACCCTTTCTATGGAGACCTTCTTCATGTTCTGTACAACAAAGATCACTACAAGCTTGCCCTTGGTCAAATCAATACTGCAAGGAATCTCATTGGTAAGGTTGCAAAGGATTATGTGAAATTGTTAAAGTATGGAGACTCACTTTATCGGTGCAAGGCTCTAAAGGTTGCTGCTCTTGGTCGCATGTGTACTGTAATAAAGAGGGTAGGCCCTAGTTTGGCATACCTTGAGCAGATTAGGCAGCACATGGCAAGGCTGCCTTCAATTGATCCAAATACACGGACAATCTTGATTTGTGGGTATCCAAATGTGGGCAAGAGTTCATTCATCAACAAGATCACTAGGGCTGATGTGGATGTCCAACCTTATGCTTTCACAACTAAGTCTCTCTTCGTAGGCCATACAGATTATAAATACCTAAGATATCAGGTGATAGATACTCCAGGGATATTGGACAGGCCATTTGAAGATCGAAATATCATTGAGATGTGCAGCATCACAGCTCTGGCACATTTACGAGCTGCTGTGCTTTTCTTTCTGGATATATCTGGATCGTGTGGATACAGTATTGCTCAACAGGCTGCTCTTTTCCATAGTATCAAGTCCTTGTTCATGAACAAACCCTTGATACTAGTCTGTAATAAAACAGATTTACAGCCATTGGATGGCATATCTGAAGAAGATATGCAATTGGTCATGGAGATGAAAGATGAAGCTATGAAGACACTGGCAGCTCTAGGTGGGGACCCTACAAGTGATGAGGGTGTACTGTTGACCATGAGTGCTTTGACTGAAGAGGGGGTAATTGCAGTGAAGAATGCAGCTTGTGAGAGGTTATTGAATCAAAGGGTGGAGTTGAAAATGAAGTCAAAGAAGATAAATGATTGTTTGAATCGCTTTCATGTTGCAATGCCAAAACCACGTGATCAGAAAGAAAGACCACCTTGTATACCCCAGGCAGTCTTGGAAGCTAAGGCTaagaaagaaattgagaaagagaagagaaaactTGAGAGGGATTTGGAGAATGAGAATGGTGGGGCGGGTGTATATTCTGCTAGCTTGAAGAAGCATTACATTTTAGCAAATGACGAGTGGAAAGAAGATATAATGCCAGAAATCCTTGACGGGCATAATGTCTTTGATTTTGTTGATCCTGATATCGTGCAGAGGCTTGAGGAGCTGGAGCAGGAAGAAGGTCTTCAACAGCAGAAGGgggaagatgatgattttgacATAGATGGCCAGGAACTGACTCTTGAAGAGCAAGAAGCACTTGCAGAGATTCGTAAGAAGAAAAGTTTGCTTATTCAACAGCATAGGATCAAGAAGAGCACTGCAGAGAGCAGACCAACTGTACCAAGGAAATTTGACAAAGACAAGAAATTCACATCTGGGAGAATGGGAAGGCAGTTGTCAGCTTTGGGTCTTGATCCAACTCTGGCAATTGATCGAGCCCGCAGCCGATCTAGGGGTCGTAAGAGGGAGAGATCCATTGACCGAAGAGATACTGATGTGGGTAATGCCATGGACATTGATGTTGACCAGCCCAATAAGAAGCTTCGCGTGAGGTCTACATCCAGGTCAAGGTCAAGATCACGTGTACCAAGTGAGGTTGGCCCAATTGAGGGCTTCAAAGATGGTGCCCAGAAGGTAAAGGCTCTAAAATTGGCTGAGAAATCTGTCAGGAAGAGGAACAAGGATGCTCGACGGGGAGAGGCAGATAGAGTCATTCCTACTCTGAAGCCAAAGCATCTGTTTTCTGGGAAGCGCTCTATTGGAAAAACCAGTAGACGGTGA